The segment TAGTGTGCGGTTATTGTCAACAAAGTTGGCGAAACCTGTAATCAACAAGAGTTTCATTGTCACGCTAAGGTGGCTGGCTCCTCAAGTACTGTTTCCAATGGAGTTATGTCATCATTATCATCACTTGTGTTGTGTaccattatttaaaaatattcgaGATGACTAACCATAGAGTTTAAATATTCAATTAGTTTCACCAGAAAGGGAAAAGATAACAAATGCGGCTCACCTTTGAATGATTCCCGAATAACCTATAATAACACAGATAAACACACAAATACATGTCAAAGCCCCACTCTTAAGTGATAAAATAGCTTTTGGCAACAACCGCCACTGAATATTAAGCTTTCACAATTGCACCATATAGtaacaaagaacaaaaaaggTAGGACTCACCTTGCCAATGATCAAAGGGACTAAGAGAGTAACTATAAGACTTTTGAATAGTTGGTCAGTGGGAAACGAAACCCCTACTCCTCCGGCTATATATCTTGATACCCAAAACGGAATCTGATAAAATGGATCAAGCCAACCATGTTAGCACCAGTGACTGAAATCGTAGTACTCGGTTCTTAAATACAAGACCTTGTGCTATTTTGAAACAAGTGCTTAACAATCCTTAAATAGAACAGGAAGCAATCTGACTAGAACTATCCTTGATTCATCATGATCAACTCCTAGTTTCAAAGGGGGAACAGACAATATGTACTTACAGTtaaaatgcctaacaagttggaTGCCACAGTCACAGCCAGAGCAAGAGCAGAATTTCCCCCAGCAAGCTGAATTGGAAACGTGGTAAGTCAGTGGAGCAAGAAAACAATTATGCACAAAATATTGATTTGgtaaatatatatcaaactgAGTACGTGTGTGAGGGCAACACCACTTGATAAGGTGGTTGGCATACAGCAAAATATACCTAGCCCTGTAAATAGGTATGATGACATTGTTAAGCTTTAGAGTCCTCAAATCTCTATTGAGCGTCAATTAAGTGATTAACAGAAGAATAAAGTTATCAAGAGAAAAGACTATAGGGCACTATTATATTTTTCCTGCCTGTCACTCTTAAATAGAAATTGAATTTATATTCAAGGAACTCAACAAGACATCAATGTGGATGCTGTTGGATACAAAATCGCAAAGGAAATGAGATTTAGCTCTTTAGTTTGGTCAACCCTGGGTTTTAAATAGCGTGTTGCGAACAATGGCGATGAGGTGCTCGACTCTCGCCAAGCGCCATGGCGAGGCAAGTCGATCGCCATGTGTAACACACATGCACAAccgtaattatatatatttctaactTTGAAGCTATGTTAACCAATTTATGAACACAGTAGAGAGAAACCAAAACATCAATTCCATTGATACCTTAAAAGCTTAAAGCTAAAACACCAATCCAAAAgtactaaaatctaaaataacagAACTAGAAAACCTAAAACTCTAAAATTTTCGATCCAGAGTTTTGATTCATAAGAAGATATAGTATACGAGAACAGAGATTTAACAGTAAAAGGAAAAAGCTGATGAAGAACTTAGGAGTTGTATAACTATAATACAGAAGACTGGATTAGGTTTGTTTATAGATTATATTAGACAGCAGAGCTTACGTAGTAAACTAAGTTGGGTTAGTATCAAAATATGTACAAACCAAGTTGGTTTGAGAAGAATCAGTGATGCGTCGCTTCTAACGACTTATAAATAATAGTAAAGCGCTTAATAGCGAGCGCCATGTGTGCCTCGCCTGGCCTTTAGGTGTTAATGCAGTTTACACACCGCTACACTTCGCCACGCGCCATGGCGAGGGAGGCGTTCGCTTTTTAAAACCAAGGGTCAACCAGTATCACTCTGGTATTTCTCAgaaattaaaatagttatacATGTAAAACTGGTGGCTAGTTATCAAACCAGATACAATGCAAGTCAATCTAAAGCAGTATAAAACCAGGAAAGAGCATGATCTTTCGAATATTTTACTTCATTCTATGTTGAAGAGAGAGACAGGGTAACCTGTAACAAGTTCCTGGGGCTGGAGTTGGACTAGCATAACTAGCCTTGAGAAGGATGGAGTGAGCAACAAAATAGAGGCCTGAAAAGAAAAGCAAGAGATTGTTTGGGCTTACTTATGCAGTAGGACAAACATAAGCTGAAAAGTAAAACCACTACCAAAAAGATCAAACATTCTGCAAGTCATAAACACAAAGACTGAAGGAAACTAAAGTACATTGGGGGGAAATAACGGGTTTCTACTCAATCACATTGTCTTATTAGCAGAGGAGATCTAAACTAGAGAAAAGAAGAACCATTAAGAGAAAGTATGAAATCTAAACAGGAATCAAAGCTCATACCAGCCCGAAGATACCAAGAGGCCATCCTTTCACAGCAGCACCAATCGCTTCAGTACGTAAAGTCAATCCTGTTCCACAACACAGAGCTACATCAACAGGGGAAAACAAAGAACTTTGTACATAACAGAATTGATAGAGAATCACACCTGATATAATAAAGATCCCGCATGTGCTGAACTTTGAAAGAGAATATTTGTCAGCAAGACATCCAAGAGTTGGGTTTGCAAACCCCAATCCCACACCAGTAACAAGAGCTGCAAACAGTTAACCAACATTGCACAATACATCTAAATGAAACATCAACAAgtaaggcaaaaaaaaaaaacaataaatcttgTAAAGAATGGTTAAGCAGAGAGAGTGCATCATTTACCTAGAGGCAAGAAATTATCTGAAGCAAAACTCAGCAACTCTTTCCCAAAATGATATCTTTTAGCAGAAGCTGAAATGCCCCCTCCTCCTCCATCACCACCACCTACCtatagaacaaaaaaacaatttggtCTCTAAACAAGTTCATTTCCACATTTTTTAACTAAAGTATAGATCTTGTCAAAAGGGGGCAGTGATAGAGAGACCTTGTCGGAAGGTTGGCACGATCGAATGAATCTGGGAACGGTAGGTGTTCGTCTGGCGTAGGGCTCTAGGTAGCGGCGGAATACGAGGGTGCGGCTTCCTGGATACGGTGGTTCGCGGAACCAGGAAAATGGGTTTCGTGTTGAAGCCAGCATACTGGCCATGGGAAGAGTGGGAGTTGTTGAGTTAGAATCAAAACTgagcccaaaaaaaaaaagataagatttttattttccaaagTGTGGCTGCTTTGTTCTGCATTCTAAATACAGAGTTATCAAACCATAAAATAATGTCACCGCCGTAATATAAATTGTGTTAGCATGAGCTAAGAGATTATAAATAACTTATACTCGTATTAATCGAGAAATAACAGCACCCGACCGAGTTCTGTACTCCAACAGTGTATCCTGGTAATGTGTTTGTTTGATATATGAGTTTTTTTTCAGGGGTTCAAGCTCGAAACGCTTTATAGTTATTTTGCCAACAAACATGAATGTATTAAGCTAGCATTTTGCTTTTTATGATTACATTGTTGTTCTTCTGCAATCGAAGAGCAAACATGATGCTGCTAACACCTATGCCGAAGCTGCTAAGTGCTTAACGAAAGTTAACCTTGGGAAAATTGAGAGGTTGTCTGCGTCGTACATAATCAAAAGCTAACCTTTTGGAATTGACAGTCTCAAATATTAATATAGAGAAATTTTACGTCCACATTCTCTCTCTTCTATCTTCTCCTGAACGCGAAATTGAATCCGTGTGGCTCCGGTTCGTCGGCGGCGCGTGAGAGGCCGTGACCGACACCGGGAGCCGTCTCCTTctcccttttctctctttttcctttgctacTCAGCCATGGCTTCTACTCTCTCCGCCTTGCCCGTCGTTTTGTGGCTAGGGCTTCGCCAGTTTCGTCTTCGCACGTGAGAAGCTCTGGTTCGAATGCGGTTGCTGGTTTATGGAGCGGTGGCGCGGAGTTGGTGCTGCCATGGTTCGATTAGTCGGATTTTATTGTGAAGGGTACCTTTAACCCTTTGGAGAGACAGCAGCGCGTGGAAGCAGAACGGAAGGGCTTGCCGGTGGTTTCCTGCTGGTAACGGGAGTGTGGAGGCGGATCTGTGCTCTCTCCTAGGCGTCTAGATTTGAGTCGGTTCTGACCTCTTCCTCCTTGAGAGCTTTGGAGACCTATTTCTCGAAGGCGTTTGTAGCCTTTTGTTGCCGGCGTGTGTCGGGACTCGGGTGTTCTTTCGTGAGGTGCTGTTCCGGAGCAGTGTTGGAGACATCGTCTATGGCGTCTTCAAGGTGATGTTGTGGCCTTCCTCTCAATCTCCGTTCTTCTTCCCGTCCTTGTGTTGCCGACAATCGGCGAGTTGTGTCGACTTGCTCCCGATTGTTTCACTCTTGCGTGTTTCGTTCATAGCTTGCTCTTTGCCACATGATCAGTTATTGACAGCTTAAGCTTATCTCTGTCCGGTTCTCGGATGAGACGATCAACGAGTGGTTTGTGTGTCTTTGTTTTGTCAGCAGAGTTTCTCCTCCCTTGGTGGTTTGATCGGTGGTTGCGGCATTTCTCGACACTGTGGGCATAGTTGTGTTCGTGGTGATGTCGTTCTCTTAGCTTTGCAGGTCTTGGAGTGTTTTCAGCTTCACTTGGTTGAGGCTGTCTCGAGCCCGTTTTGTAGTTTCTACTTGGTCTTGTGGGCCCTTCCGGCTCCTTGTTCCAGGTGGCTTAGCGTCTTAGAAAGTTGCACATGGATTGGAGCGGTTTTCACTTGGTATGACTCTTATTCCTTCTTCTATTGCGCCTGTGTTAAATGGTAGTGAAAATTATGAGTTCCAAGGAGATCCCCGAGAGCTAGCTACGCTAAAGACGGTATGGGAGTTCCTGGCATCCGAAGCAATGAGGAGAACCTCACAGTCCCATAAGCAACGTCAATGGTCGAGAACGGCAAACGGGTCTTGAGAATTTTAAAAGCGAGCTATCGGAATGTGCTAGGTTTAGTGGGTGGACGAAGATAGCTTGTAATACATTGACTTAAGAGCTTTTGTTCGAATTGGGCTTGTAACCGGATCCTAAATTCCCGTTTCATCGGGTtgaaatcaatatatatatatatatatttattcaataaaaaaaaatattaatatagagTGATTTATCAGCTCTCTTTTTGTGTCCACGTGACCAATGATCTTGTATGCGGAGGCTACTTCTTGTCTGAACACTAAAACGAGCAGTGAACATATTCTGAGAGATAGAAGGGTCAACATGGCTGCCAGATAGCACAAGGGTTATGCATGTTGTGGAGGATATGTTGGTATATGTATAGATTGATAAAGCATGGTGTACCTCGGACAAAGTCAAATCCACTAGGCAGTAACTTGATTAAGTAATAACTCATCAactgtttataaaaaaatacttgtCTATTAAAACATTCAAGACATACAAATAACCAAACTTATTGGTAAACAGAGACCAGTGTCTCAAAAAAAGACATATGGTATTTACTAGCAGTAAATTTGTAAGGAAAAATATGGGTTTTGGAACCGTAGAATACCCATATGTCACGACGAGAGTTTGAGAGGATAACATGATCGTTGATTGTTGCCACCGGAATGATGAACCTATTGTAGAATTCTGGCGGAAAACACGAAAATTCTATGGAATACATAACTTCCCATGAACTCTTGTTTATGTCTAGACCCCAAATTTTGAAGAGAAGGTCGTTATTACCAAGACGTTTCTTGAAGATGCATGGACGATGATTAAGAATACACATGCTTAATTCACGGCAGTCTCTAGACTCCAAATCCTGAGTAGAAAAACTATGAAACATCTCTGTGTGAAGATCAAAAGCTAGTAGTTTACAGATGCACGGTTGGCCGTAACCCATCTCTTCGCGGTTGAAGCTGAAGCAATAGAGCACTCCATCCAAGTGAATTATAGGTTGGTCACAGTAAATTCGACAGTTGGGTGGATCTACGTATCTCCAACTATTAGAGTCAAGAGACAAAACCTTGCACCTAGTAAATTCATTCACCAATTTGTCATTACACTGGAAAAACCATAGTAGCTTATGCTTTGGAATCACAACATTCTCTCTTCCGATCCCTAGCAAAGAATAGCTCGTACCATAAACTACAAAAGcaaaccaaatttatataaacaaaaaaagaacttaTATAAAAGGgtttttgaataatataagTATAGAGATTGAGTTAATATTTAAGTACCTTCATCGAGGGTAGAGGTGGCCTCAGGGAGTATGCGGCGGCTATTAGTAGCAGGATTGACAAGGTTAAACTTACGATCGTTGGTTTTGGTATAGATACAAAACAAACCGTCGCAAGGCTCTGAGACTTTGAAATCATAAGTAGGTCGAAAAGGTTGGATGGGTAGATATTGACAAGTCTGTATGCTTCCACTGCAAGGCGTGATCAACAGCTTTTCTAGAACGAGACTATTTCGTCTTTTTTTTCCTGTTGAAAGAACCGTCGCTCCTCCTAGAGATTTCTGATACCTTATGTGTTTCTCTATGAAACACGTTGATTCTATGCTTCTTCTCCATTCTTTCGACACTACTTTGAATCTCACCAGAGACTTCACAGGTACCTTCACCAGAATTTCTTCTACTATATCACGTGGAATGTTTACGCCTCTTTTTCTCTTCCCCTCCATCGCTAGCTAGACCA is part of the Raphanus sativus cultivar WK10039 chromosome 5, ASM80110v3, whole genome shotgun sequence genome and harbors:
- the LOC108862046 gene encoding probable sodium/metabolite cotransporter BASS4, chloroplastic; the protein is MASMLASTRNPFSWFREPPYPGSRTLVFRRYLEPYARRTPTVPRFIRSCQPSDKVGGGDGGGGGISASAKRYHFGKELLSFASDNFLPLALVTGVGLGFANPTLGCLADKYSLSKFSTCGIFIISGLTLRTEAIGAAVKGWPLGIFGLASILLLTPSFSRLVMLVQLQPQELVTGLGIFCCMPTTLSSGVALTHLAGGNSALALAVTVASNLLGILTIPFWVSRYIAGGVGVSFPTDQLFKSLIVTLLVPLIIGKVIRESFKGFANFVDNNRTLFSRMNAICLSLVPWIQVSRSRSLLLSVEPKVFLAAIGIGILLHLSLLAFNALSIRILSGLSGDYNSKNSKGNGTAVLLVASQKTLPVMVAVVEQLRGAFGEPGLLVLPCVAAHLNQIMIDSILVNVWLRKSNASSTDVKTA
- the LOC130512818 gene encoding putative F-box protein At2g02030; amino-acid sequence: MEGKRKRGVNIPRDIVEEILVKVPVKSLVRFKVVSKEWRRSIESTCFIEKHIRYQKSLGGATVLSTGKKRRNSLVLEKLLITPCSGSIQTCQYLPIQPFRPTYDFKVSEPCDGLFCIYTKTNDRKFNLVNPATNSRRILPEATSTLDEVYGTSYSLLGIGRENVVIPKHKLLWFFQCNDKLVNEFTRCKVLSLDSNSWRYVDPPNCRIYCDQPIIHLDGVLYCFSFNREEMGYGQPCICKLLAFDLHTEMFHSFSTQDLESRDCRELSMCILNHRPCIFKKRLGNNDLLFKIWGLDINKSSWEVMYSIEFSCFPPEFYNRFIIPVATINDHVILSNSRRDIWVFYGSKTHIFPYKFTASKYHMSFFETLVSVYQ